ATGCGGTTAAAATAAAATCAAGTGCCAGAATGGCCAGCGATGACGTGACCACGGTACGGGTTGTCGCACGCGAAATTCCTTCAGCAGTCGGCATTGCGTCAAAGCCTTCAAATAAAGCAATGGTTGTAACTGCAAATCCAAACACTACGCTTTTAATGACACCATTCAGGATATCTTCACGCACATCGACCGCTGCTTGCATTTGTGACCAGAATGAACCTTCATCAACGCCGATCAGCACCACACCCACCAGATAACCACCGAACACACCGACAATAGAAAAAATCGCTGCCAGTAACGGCATGGAAATCACCCCGCCCCAGAACCGCGGGGCAATAACACGAGCAATCGGATCAACCGCCATCATTTCCATGGCTTTTAATTGCTCAGTGGTTTTCATTAATCCGATTTCTGCCGTTATTGCCGAGCCGGCACGACTGGCGAATAACAAGGCGGCAACGACTGGACCGAGTTCGCGTACCAGAGATAAAGCCACCAGGATACCCAATGCCTGCTCGCTGCCGTATGTCTGCAATGTTTCGTAACCCTGCAAACCGAGCACCATGCCGACAAATAATCCGGAAACAATAATAATCACCAGCGACAATACACCACTCGCATATATCTCGCGAATGATCAGATGGAAGCGTCGCCAGCTAGTGCCTGAGCGCCATAACACCTGCATCAGAAATCGGGTTGCAACCCCCATCAGCCATACACTGTCAATGACACGATGCCCGATACGGCTAATCAGATTTTGTTTGGTTGACATCAGCCAGCACTCCGCAAGCCCAAATCAGCAGCATAGTCAGGCGCTGGATAATGGAATGGCACAGGACCATCTTCCTCAGCATGAATAAATTGATGCACAAAAGGTAATTTAGATGCGCGTATTTCATCCGGTGTACCCTCGGCCTCAACTACCCCATTGGAAATAAAATACACATAATCCACTATTTCCAGCGACTCATGCACATCATGCGTCACCAGAATTGACGTCAAACCAAGCGCATCCGTCAACCGCCGGATG
The Sulfuriferula thiophila DNA segment above includes these coding regions:
- the mlaE gene encoding lipid asymmetry maintenance ABC transporter permease subunit MlaE, with protein sequence MSTKQNLISRIGHRVIDSVWLMGVATRFLMQVLWRSGTSWRRFHLIIREIYASGVLSLVIIIVSGLFVGMVLGLQGYETLQTYGSEQALGILVALSLVRELGPVVAALLFASRAGSAITAEIGLMKTTEQLKAMEMMAVDPIARVIAPRFWGGVISMPLLAAIFSIVGVFGGYLVGVVLIGVDEGSFWSQMQAAVDVREDILNGVIKSVVFGFAVTTIALFEGFDAMPTAEGISRATTRTVVTSSLAILALDFILTAFMFRGV